One Acidimicrobiia bacterium DNA segment encodes these proteins:
- a CDS encoding sulfotransferase, producing MGGNLDRDELIETARAETGLDDFGDVPFIGPLDVLIESLNREAGLEGDRERAAAATLVGLLTKRLQLVRDRTRFPAIADEEVVAPVFILGLPRTGSTHLHALMGQAEGIRTPRYWEMTRPSPPPERETYESDPRIAQVHSGRRAPSPELPGWDRAMAAGGRAGPEVGRNAGRILIGPGKGANADIVPG from the coding sequence GTGGGAGGAAACCTGGATCGCGACGAGCTCATCGAGACGGCCCGCGCCGAGACCGGGCTCGACGACTTCGGCGACGTCCCGTTCATCGGGCCCCTCGACGTGCTGATCGAGTCGCTCAACCGGGAAGCAGGTCTGGAGGGCGACCGGGAACGCGCCGCCGCGGCGACGCTGGTGGGCCTGCTCACCAAGCGACTGCAACTCGTGCGCGATCGAACGCGGTTCCCGGCGATCGCCGACGAGGAAGTGGTTGCTCCCGTGTTCATTCTCGGGTTGCCGCGCACCGGGTCGACGCACCTGCATGCACTGATGGGGCAGGCCGAGGGCATCCGCACCCCGCGCTACTGGGAGATGACGCGGCCGTCTCCACCACCCGAACGCGAGACCTATGAGTCCGATCCGCGCATCGCGCAGGTGCATTCAGGCCGGCGCGCTCCCTCACCCGAGTTACCAGGGTGGGACAGGGCGATGGCGGCCGGAGGACGCGCTGGGCCCGAGGTGGGTCGAAACGCAGGTCGTATACTCATTGGTCCGGGGAAGGGGGCAAATGCGGACATTGTGCCTGGCTGA
- a CDS encoding AMP-binding protein — translation MRDAPRGFWVAARAEPERIAVIDAAEHAWTAGEMLAGANRLVHALRARGVHEGDPVATLAPNRAELLQTLLAVFQAGWQYVPINTHLTAGEVSYILADSGAKALVADEQYAAVATTAAETAGVPRDARIAVGTIPGFVPIADALAEQPDRTPEDRVAGGFMQYTSGTTGRPKAVQRAPSTMDPETQVALFGANLTRYDIEPDGDAVHLVTSPMYHMSPLSFGYFSMHFEHTVVLMERWDAERALQLIDRYRVTDVAMVPTQLHRLMQLPEEVRKRYDVSSLRQVIHAAAPCPLDLKRRLFDWLGPVIYEFYGATEGGGTLAKPHDWLAHPGTVGKPWPGADVKIFDDDGKELPPRTVGTVYLKLMGEFAYKGDPDKTAANRRGDYFTVGDIGELDEDGFLYLRDRKIDMIISGGVNIYPAEIEAALLSHPKVGDAAVFGVPHDDWGEEVKAVVEAAPGVEPSPEVTAELLAHCEANLARYKCPRSIDFTDAMPRDPNGKLYKRTLRDPYWVGRERSI, via the coding sequence GTGAGGGACGCGCCGAGAGGTTTCTGGGTCGCGGCGCGCGCCGAGCCGGAGCGTATTGCCGTCATCGACGCGGCCGAGCATGCCTGGACCGCGGGCGAGATGTTGGCGGGCGCCAACCGGCTCGTCCACGCGTTGCGCGCGCGGGGCGTGCACGAGGGAGACCCCGTCGCGACGCTCGCGCCCAACCGCGCGGAGCTGCTGCAGACGCTGCTCGCCGTTTTCCAAGCGGGTTGGCAGTACGTGCCGATCAACACGCATCTGACCGCCGGGGAGGTCTCGTACATCCTCGCCGACTCGGGCGCGAAGGCGCTGGTCGCCGACGAGCAGTACGCGGCGGTCGCGACCACCGCGGCGGAGACCGCCGGCGTGCCCCGCGACGCGCGCATCGCAGTGGGCACGATCCCCGGCTTCGTCCCGATTGCCGACGCGCTCGCGGAGCAGCCCGACCGCACTCCCGAGGACCGGGTCGCGGGTGGGTTCATGCAGTACACGTCGGGGACTACGGGACGGCCGAAGGCCGTGCAGCGCGCGCCGTCGACCATGGACCCCGAGACGCAGGTGGCATTGTTCGGCGCGAACCTGACCCGCTACGACATCGAGCCGGACGGCGACGCCGTGCATCTCGTGACGTCGCCGATGTACCACATGTCGCCGTTGTCGTTCGGCTACTTCTCGATGCACTTCGAGCACACGGTCGTGCTGATGGAAAGGTGGGACGCCGAGCGCGCGCTCCAGCTGATCGACCGCTACCGCGTCACCGACGTCGCGATGGTGCCCACCCAGCTCCACCGGTTGATGCAGCTGCCCGAGGAGGTGCGGAAGCGGTACGACGTGTCGTCGTTGCGCCAGGTGATCCACGCCGCCGCGCCCTGTCCACTCGATCTCAAGCGGCGGCTGTTCGACTGGCTCGGGCCGGTGATCTACGAGTTCTACGGCGCGACCGAGGGCGGGGGAACGCTTGCGAAGCCGCACGACTGGCTCGCGCATCCCGGCACCGTCGGGAAGCCATGGCCCGGGGCGGACGTCAAGATCTTCGACGACGACGGCAAGGAGCTGCCGCCCCGGACGGTCGGCACGGTGTACCTGAAGCTCATGGGGGAGTTCGCGTACAAGGGCGATCCCGACAAGACCGCGGCGAACCGGCGCGGCGACTACTTCACCGTCGGCGACATCGGCGAGCTCGACGAGGACGGCTTCTTGTACCTGCGCGACCGGAAGATCGACATGATCATCTCGGGTGGCGTGAACATCTATCCCGCCGAGATCGAGGCCGCCTTGCTCTCACACCCCAAGGTCGGCGACGCTGCCGTCTTCGGGGTCCCGCACGACGACTGGGGTGAGGAGGTCAAGGCGGTCGTGGAGGCGGCACCGGGCGTCGAGCCGTCACCCGAAGTGACTGCCGAGTTGCTCGCGCACTGCGAGGCCAACCTGGCGCGTTACAAGTGCCCGCGCAGCATCGACTTCACCGACGCCATGCCGCGCGATCCCAACGGCAAGCTCTACAAGCGCACGCTCCGCGACCCCTACTGGGTCGGCCGCGAGCGCAGCATTTGA
- a CDS encoding OB-fold domain-containing protein — MARIPIEEGFFRIPDDPAEPPRLLGSRCPSCGEVFFPRRLVCAKCLHEGCEDVDLSTRGRLWTWTYCHAPLFGKKDADVPGYGVGQVDLAEGPRVQSILLGGPDDFEIGMELEIDLETLRENEDGDEIVIYRFRPAAEYFNGVA, encoded by the coding sequence ATGGCCCGGATACCGATCGAGGAGGGGTTCTTCCGGATCCCCGACGACCCCGCGGAGCCACCGCGCCTGCTGGGCAGTCGCTGCCCGAGCTGCGGCGAGGTCTTCTTCCCGCGCCGTCTGGTGTGTGCGAAGTGCCTGCACGAAGGTTGTGAAGACGTCGACCTGTCGACGCGCGGCCGGCTCTGGACGTGGACGTACTGCCACGCGCCCCTGTTCGGGAAGAAGGACGCCGACGTACCCGGCTACGGCGTCGGGCAGGTCGACCTCGCGGAGGGGCCGCGGGTCCAGTCGATCCTCCTCGGTGGACCGGACGACTTCGAGATCGGCATGGAGCTCGAGATCGACCTCGAGACGCTGCGCGAGAACGAGGACGGCGACGAGATCGTGATCTACCGCTTCCGGCCCGCCGCCGAATACTTCAACGGGGTGGCGTGA
- a CDS encoding thiolase family protein: MRRGLRFEGVAVAGVGMVPFGMLPERPILHLARDAGLLALHDAEMTLADVDEAFVGYIQLASMVGIKAMKELGLTGLPVTHIENASATGLVAFREAAWAVSSGRADVAMALCFDKFTDMAGGGGRAGGGRGGGRDVIDAPILPASYFALWAQRRMHDRGTKPEHFAAIAAKNWNYGAVCPTAHRRSDHTVTVDEVLGSRIVAEPLTTMMCCPADDGAACVILAREDLVRSRQPGRALVRPLASALQSETYARGHTFVGPVVGPSTMTRDTARECYEAAGLGPEDVNVAFCHDAFVNEELEYYELLGFCAEGEGDKLVEEGQTGPGGRIPFNTDGGLIARGHPGGPTGLAQIHESVLQLRGDADGRQVDGARIALAHLVGGGSICTVNLLERTD; this comes from the coding sequence ATGCGGCGCGGGTTGCGGTTCGAGGGGGTGGCCGTCGCCGGGGTGGGGATGGTGCCCTTCGGCATGCTTCCGGAGCGGCCGATCCTCCACCTCGCGCGCGACGCGGGCTTGCTCGCATTGCACGACGCGGAGATGACACTCGCCGACGTCGACGAAGCGTTCGTCGGCTACATCCAGCTCGCATCGATGGTCGGCATCAAGGCCATGAAGGAGCTCGGGCTCACCGGCTTGCCCGTCACGCACATCGAGAACGCGTCGGCCACGGGGCTCGTCGCGTTCCGCGAGGCGGCGTGGGCGGTGTCGTCGGGGCGCGCGGATGTCGCCATGGCCCTGTGTTTCGACAAGTTCACCGACATGGCGGGCGGCGGCGGTCGGGCCGGGGGTGGACGCGGCGGCGGCCGCGACGTGATCGACGCTCCGATCCTGCCCGCGTCCTACTTCGCGCTGTGGGCGCAGCGACGCATGCACGACCGCGGCACGAAGCCGGAGCACTTCGCCGCCATCGCCGCGAAGAACTGGAATTACGGAGCGGTGTGCCCGACCGCGCATCGACGGTCGGATCACACGGTCACCGTCGACGAGGTGCTCGGCTCGCGCATCGTCGCCGAGCCGCTCACCACGATGATGTGCTGCCCGGCCGACGACGGCGCGGCGTGCGTCATCCTCGCTCGTGAGGATCTCGTGCGATCGCGCCAACCGGGCCGCGCGCTCGTGCGGCCACTCGCGTCGGCACTGCAGTCGGAGACGTACGCGCGCGGTCACACGTTCGTCGGACCGGTCGTGGGTCCGTCGACGATGACGCGCGACACCGCGCGCGAGTGTTACGAGGCGGCGGGCTTAGGACCGGAAGACGTGAACGTCGCGTTCTGTCACGACGCGTTCGTGAACGAAGAGCTCGAGTATTACGAGCTGCTCGGGTTCTGCGCAGAGGGCGAAGGGGACAAGCTCGTGGAGGAAGGCCAGACCGGTCCCGGCGGGCGGATCCCGTTCAACACTGACGGCGGCCTCATCGCGCGCGGCCATCCGGGTGGGCCGACGGGTCTCGCGCAGATCCACGAGTCGGTGTTGCAGCTCCGCGGCGACGCCGACGGTCGTCAGGTCGACGGCGCGCGCATCGCGCTCGCGCACCTGGTCGGTGGCGGGAGCATCTGCACCGTGAACCTGCTCGAAAGGACTGACTGA
- a CDS encoding carboxymuconolactone decarboxylase family protein, which yields MATTEELREAGREIQGQLWPATRTSAGGQFPAAKLAPDYFDYVQQTAFGMIWSRPGLPVRDRSMITVAMLASLGHLEELRAHLMGALSVGLSRDELVEVLMQVAVYAGVPAAVAALRVAADVVSVDESG from the coding sequence ATGGCGACAACTGAGGAATTACGGGAGGCCGGGCGCGAGATCCAGGGACAGTTGTGGCCCGCGACGCGCACGAGCGCGGGCGGGCAGTTCCCCGCGGCGAAGCTCGCGCCCGACTACTTCGACTACGTGCAGCAGACGGCCTTCGGGATGATCTGGTCGCGGCCGGGTCTGCCGGTTCGCGACCGGTCGATGATCACGGTCGCGATGCTGGCGTCGCTCGGACACCTCGAGGAGCTGCGCGCGCACCTGATGGGAGCGTTGAGCGTCGGACTGTCGCGCGACGAGCTGGTCGAGGTGCTCATGCAGGTCGCGGTGTACGCGGGCGTGCCCGCGGCGGTCGCCGCGCTGCGCGTCGCCGCCGACGTGGTCAGCGTCGACGAGAGCGGGTAG
- a CDS encoding NAD(P)-dependent oxidoreductase → MRVGMIGLGNIGGHIANNLVTDGHEVTVYDVDAERVKAIEGAEAAPSVAAVGAASEITMLSLPSPSAVRQVADEWTTTAAAGSILVDLSTNNPGVVQELGTRLTASGHHLVEAPLTGGAPGAENRMLMFMVGGDDDAVARVRPVLDPLGRATFHLGPLGLGNTMKLVNSLLAYAATWASLEGLSLCAKAGIPVQTAVEVLRTGGTTNFYLERMVEGIDQRDRPTSFALELAAKDMGLIVDTGRALAVPTPAGAALLQVLVGAMAAGLGDHDWSDLVTAAERQGDVTLRWNVD, encoded by the coding sequence ATGCGCGTCGGAATGATCGGGCTCGGCAACATCGGCGGCCACATCGCGAACAACCTCGTCACCGACGGTCACGAGGTGACGGTGTACGACGTGGACGCCGAACGCGTGAAGGCAATCGAGGGCGCCGAGGCGGCACCGTCGGTCGCGGCCGTGGGAGCTGCATCCGAGATCACCATGCTGTCGCTGCCCTCGCCGTCGGCGGTCCGCCAGGTGGCAGACGAGTGGACGACGACTGCGGCCGCCGGCTCGATCCTCGTCGACCTCTCCACGAACAACCCCGGGGTGGTGCAAGAGCTCGGCACGCGACTCACGGCGTCCGGTCATCACCTCGTCGAAGCGCCGCTCACGGGCGGCGCACCCGGCGCGGAGAACCGCATGCTGATGTTCATGGTGGGCGGGGACGACGACGCCGTCGCGCGTGTGCGGCCCGTTCTCGATCCGCTCGGTCGAGCCACGTTCCACCTCGGCCCGCTCGGGCTCGGCAACACGATGAAGCTCGTGAACAGCCTCCTCGCCTACGCCGCCACCTGGGCGAGCCTCGAGGGACTCTCGCTGTGCGCGAAGGCTGGCATCCCGGTGCAGACGGCGGTCGAGGTGCTGCGCACCGGTGGGACAACGAACTTCTACCTCGAGCGGATGGTCGAGGGGATCGACCAGCGCGACCGGCCCACGAGCTTCGCGCTCGAGCTCGCTGCGAAGGACATGGGCTTGATCGTCGACACCGGTCGCGCACTCGCCGTGCCCACCCCGGCCGGCGCGGCCTTGCTCCAGGTGCTCGTCGGCGCGATGGCAGCGGGGCTCGGCGACCACGACTGGAGCGACCTCGTGACTGCCGCCGAGCGACAGGGCGACGTCACGCTCCGGTGGAACGTCGACTGA
- a CDS encoding amidohydrolase family protein: MGLRDHVICDSDLHVMEPPDLWERYIDPAFAHAAPRGMSELPRDMRVKVKNSVMLRLGAVRPVRNTGTRASGWRPEHDDAYAASEARGWDAQSQVDAMDAEGLDLAVLFPSRGLFVLGLDSVEQMGMDGLEPEFASAIARAYNDWMKDFCNFAPHRMFGAAMVAPHDVPGAVEEARRSVEELGFKAIFLAPSTVNRRPWHHPAYDPLWAEIERLDVPISFHGGGQTYLTPDFSLGVLDKLMLWHTFSQPLGIQFVTVCFCGGGILERFPTLRVALLEGNCSWAPWLLYRLDEHYEWTGGHEAPDLTMPPSEYFKRNCWVSVEADEEPVPHFVSTFGDEKLLFSTDYPHGDSKYPHAVDAFDKLPISDESKARIVSTNWADLYKIPLTKNV; encoded by the coding sequence ATGGGCCTTCGCGACCATGTGATCTGCGACAGCGACCTGCACGTGATGGAACCGCCCGACCTGTGGGAGCGCTACATCGACCCCGCGTTCGCCCACGCGGCGCCCCGCGGCATGTCCGAGCTTCCTCGCGACATGCGGGTCAAGGTGAAGAACTCGGTGATGTTGCGCCTGGGCGCGGTACGGCCCGTCCGCAACACCGGGACCCGCGCGAGCGGCTGGCGACCGGAGCACGACGACGCGTACGCGGCGTCCGAAGCGCGCGGCTGGGACGCGCAATCGCAGGTGGACGCGATGGACGCCGAAGGTCTCGACCTCGCGGTGCTGTTCCCGTCGCGTGGCCTCTTCGTGCTCGGCCTCGACAGCGTCGAACAGATGGGGATGGACGGGCTCGAGCCCGAGTTCGCGAGCGCGATCGCTCGTGCGTACAACGACTGGATGAAGGACTTCTGCAACTTCGCTCCGCACCGCATGTTCGGCGCGGCGATGGTCGCGCCGCACGACGTGCCCGGCGCGGTCGAAGAAGCGCGCCGCTCCGTGGAGGAGCTCGGCTTCAAAGCGATCTTCCTCGCGCCCTCCACCGTCAACCGCCGGCCCTGGCACCACCCGGCGTACGACCCGCTGTGGGCGGAGATCGAGCGGCTCGACGTCCCCATCTCGTTCCACGGCGGCGGCCAGACGTATCTCACGCCCGACTTCAGCCTCGGAGTGCTCGACAAGCTGATGCTGTGGCACACCTTCAGCCAGCCACTCGGGATCCAGTTCGTCACGGTGTGCTTCTGCGGCGGCGGGATCCTCGAGCGGTTCCCGACCCTGCGTGTCGCGTTGCTCGAGGGCAACTGCTCGTGGGCGCCGTGGTTGCTCTACCGCCTCGACGAGCACTACGAGTGGACGGGAGGGCACGAAGCTCCCGACCTCACGATGCCGCCGTCGGAGTACTTCAAGCGGAACTGCTGGGTTTCGGTCGAGGCCGACGAGGAACCCGTGCCCCACTTCGTCAGCACGTTCGGCGACGAGAAGCTGCTGTTCTCGACCGACTACCCGCACGGCGACTCGAAGTACCCGCACGCGGTCGACGCCTTCGACAAGCTCCCGATCTCCGACGAGAGCAAGGCGCGCATCGTGAGCACGAACTGGGCCGACCTCTACAAGATCCCGCTCACGAAGAACGTCTGA
- a CDS encoding gluconate 2-dehydrogenase subunit 3 family protein translates to MALHFLTEHEYEVVARCADRLLPPHAAFVGGAAAGVAGYVDLTLGGFEFDPPRIWAGGPFSGRFGGAATFDQFIPLSRVEELAWRTRIEGSRGIAEREWNGPVRGWQEIYREGIAMLADNFLDLAGEEQEAALDALPELKQLLFEHACEACYGSPEYGGNLDLNGWRAIGYAGDVQPRGWRDEEVTSA, encoded by the coding sequence ATGGCGTTGCACTTCCTGACGGAGCACGAGTACGAGGTCGTCGCACGATGCGCCGATCGGCTCTTGCCGCCCCACGCTGCGTTCGTCGGTGGTGCAGCGGCGGGAGTCGCCGGCTACGTCGATCTGACGCTCGGCGGGTTCGAATTCGATCCGCCACGAATCTGGGCGGGGGGCCCGTTCTCGGGGCGCTTCGGCGGCGCCGCGACGTTCGACCAGTTCATCCCCTTGTCACGGGTCGAGGAACTCGCCTGGCGTACGCGCATCGAGGGATCGCGCGGCATCGCGGAACGCGAGTGGAACGGTCCGGTCCGCGGTTGGCAGGAGATCTACCGCGAGGGGATCGCGATGCTCGCGGACAACTTCCTCGATCTCGCGGGCGAGGAGCAGGAAGCGGCGCTCGATGCGCTCCCCGAGTTGAAGCAACTGCTGTTCGAGCACGCCTGCGAAGCGTGTTACGGGTCGCCCGAGTACGGCGGCAACCTGGACCTGAACGGTTGGCGCGCGATCGGATACGCCGGCGACGTGCAGCCGCGCGGCTGGCGCGACGAAGAGGTCACCAGTGCCTGA
- a CDS encoding GMC family oxidoreductase, with the protein MPDFDVVIVGSGPGGATTADVLTAAGKSVCVLEKGRNHLLALEPPFESLGRLSNDEIKFNRRHFLGPDPLLEPRTYRRAVADGDRIFTGDVNNMPSTVGGAGYHADGKLPRYREIDFRLAGELGPVDGAEVADWPVDYDEIEPYYAEAERAIGVAGDHTGNPFAAWRSGRYPMPPGADMFLTTLTGPAAETLGYHPYRAPTGANSVPYDGRPACNNCGFCAFYGCPIEAKGDPVALLRRALRTGNCEIRPESIALEILVDSTGKQSRGVRYLDADGTQHEVTSNAAVVACGAFETPRLLLRSGIGNSSDLVGRYLMFHLQTIVLGYFPFRLHAYKGRDVTHLMDDPIVGDAASAAAAKTAGVPYLRGGIVEHGGSGHPIGEALYTPPGQQHSARMAASDRRDRMVGFTMQGEDLPQATNRVDLDPAVRDVWGLPAGRITYTSHEHDVACAHHWGPRLEEVLRQAGAHTTSWLTSPGTPGTRVPGLQPISRHWMGTARMGDDPRRSVCDPWQRLWDVDNVVVTDSSVFPTSTGYGPTLTLVALAVRAARALAGIEPLTSDRANAI; encoded by the coding sequence GTGCCTGACTTCGACGTCGTGATCGTCGGCTCCGGTCCGGGCGGCGCGACCACGGCCGACGTGTTGACTGCGGCCGGGAAGTCGGTGTGCGTCCTCGAGAAGGGCCGGAACCATCTGTTGGCGCTGGAGCCACCGTTCGAGAGCCTTGGGCGCCTCTCGAACGACGAGATCAAGTTCAATCGTCGCCATTTCCTCGGTCCCGACCCGCTGCTCGAACCGCGGACCTACCGACGCGCGGTCGCCGACGGCGACCGTATCTTCACGGGCGATGTCAACAACATGCCGTCCACGGTTGGCGGTGCCGGATACCACGCCGACGGCAAGTTGCCGCGCTACCGCGAGATCGACTTCCGCCTCGCCGGCGAGCTCGGACCGGTTGACGGCGCCGAAGTCGCCGACTGGCCGGTCGACTACGACGAGATCGAGCCGTACTACGCCGAGGCGGAGCGCGCCATCGGCGTCGCCGGTGACCACACGGGCAATCCGTTTGCGGCCTGGCGCAGCGGCCGGTACCCGATGCCACCCGGCGCCGACATGTTCCTCACGACGCTCACGGGTCCGGCCGCCGAGACGCTCGGCTATCACCCGTACCGCGCGCCGACCGGTGCCAACAGCGTCCCGTATGACGGCCGGCCGGCGTGCAACAACTGCGGCTTTTGCGCGTTCTACGGCTGCCCGATCGAAGCGAAGGGCGATCCGGTTGCGCTGCTACGACGCGCATTGCGCACCGGTAACTGCGAGATCCGCCCCGAGAGCATCGCACTCGAGATCCTGGTCGACAGTACGGGGAAGCAGAGTCGCGGAGTGCGCTACCTCGACGCGGACGGGACGCAACACGAGGTGACGTCGAACGCGGCCGTGGTCGCGTGCGGCGCGTTCGAGACTCCACGGCTCCTGCTCCGGAGCGGCATCGGGAACTCTTCCGATCTCGTCGGGCGGTATCTCATGTTCCACCTGCAGACGATCGTGTTGGGGTACTTCCCGTTTCGACTCCACGCGTACAAGGGCCGCGATGTCACGCACCTCATGGACGATCCGATCGTCGGCGACGCGGCGAGTGCAGCGGCTGCGAAGACGGCCGGCGTGCCGTACCTGCGCGGCGGAATCGTCGAACACGGCGGGAGCGGCCACCCGATCGGCGAGGCGCTGTACACACCACCTGGGCAACAGCACAGCGCGCGCATGGCGGCGTCGGACCGCCGCGACCGGATGGTCGGCTTCACGATGCAGGGCGAAGATCTGCCGCAAGCAACCAACCGCGTCGATCTGGATCCCGCCGTCCGCGACGTGTGGGGTCTGCCGGCCGGACGCATCACCTACACGTCGCACGAGCACGATGTCGCGTGTGCGCACCACTGGGGGCCGCGGCTCGAGGAGGTCCTGCGCCAAGCGGGCGCGCACACCACGTCGTGGCTCACCTCCCCCGGAACTCCTGGTACGCGCGTGCCGGGCCTCCAGCCGATCTCACGGCACTGGATGGGTACCGCGCGGATGGGTGACGATCCTCGGCGGTCGGTGTGCGACCCGTGGCAACGTCTGTGGGACGTCGACAACGTCGTGGTGACCGACTCGTCGGTGTTCCCGACCTCGACCGGATACGGCCCGACGTTGACGCTGGTGGCTCTCGCGGTGCGCGCCGCACGCGCGCTCGCGGGCATCGAACCGCTGACGTCGGACCGTGCGAACGCGATCTGA
- a CDS encoding GAP family protein, producing the protein MRVVLYALVAATSPIALGATLAVLKSNRPRVNGSAFAIGFLLGQSAVCLLAFVIGDASIAEPKNKHETFESLLALAVGIALLATAAHVRSRPREPRPHRPLGPRTKAMLTRLSRLSPGAALGTGIALGIGGPKRLGLTLIVAAAISAAALGGTADLGLVAVYVLVATVLVWVPVTLFVLFGTRATDWIDRAQAWVSQHEQPLTFYPALVVGVGLTAESLIRLL; encoded by the coding sequence GTGCGAGTCGTGCTGTACGCGCTCGTCGCCGCGACGAGCCCGATTGCCCTCGGGGCGACGCTCGCCGTACTCAAGAGCAATCGACCCCGGGTGAACGGCAGCGCGTTCGCAATCGGATTCCTGCTGGGCCAGTCGGCGGTCTGTCTCCTCGCGTTCGTCATCGGTGACGCGTCGATCGCCGAGCCCAAGAACAAGCATGAAACCTTCGAGTCGCTCCTCGCGCTCGCGGTCGGGATCGCGCTCCTCGCTACCGCCGCGCACGTGCGATCACGTCCTCGCGAGCCGCGACCGCACCGCCCCCTCGGACCGAGGACGAAGGCCATGCTCACGCGGCTCTCGCGGCTCTCACCGGGCGCGGCACTCGGTACCGGCATCGCGCTCGGCATCGGTGGTCCCAAGCGGCTCGGCCTCACGCTTATCGTCGCGGCCGCGATCTCTGCAGCCGCGCTGGGGGGTACCGCCGACCTCGGCCTCGTCGCCGTCTATGTGCTCGTCGCCACTGTTCTCGTCTGGGTGCCCGTGACCCTCTTTGTGCTGTTCGGAACGCGCGCGACGGACTGGATAGATCGCGCCCAGGCATGGGTGTCTCAGCACGAACAACCGTTGACGTTCTACCCAGCGCTCGTCGTCGGCGTGGGGCTCACCGCTGAATCGCTGATCCGGCTTCTCTGA
- a CDS encoding AsnC family transcriptional regulator: protein MPAWSFLTNHARALVCIAHDPGIRLRDIATTLDITERSAYRIVTDLATAGYIVKERDGRRNRYQIQDHLPLLGATNGERTVGEVLDLLVETGTRRQPRAKRAASRAGAVSL from the coding sequence ATGCCGGCATGGAGCTTCCTGACGAACCATGCACGTGCCCTGGTGTGCATCGCCCACGATCCGGGCATCCGGCTCCGCGATATCGCGACAACGCTTGACATCACCGAACGCAGCGCCTACAGAATCGTCACCGACCTCGCGACCGCCGGTTATATCGTCAAGGAGCGGGACGGGCGCCGGAATCGCTACCAGATCCAAGATCATCTTCCGCTGCTCGGAGCGACGAACGGTGAGCGCACCGTCGGCGAGGTGCTCGACCTTCTCGTCGAAACCGGAACGCGTCGCCAACCGCGCGCCAAGCGCGCGGCGAGTCGTGCCGGTGCCGTATCCCTCTGA
- a CDS encoding YHYH protein: protein MNAAARAAFVAVFVVAYGLWLVGCDSSSSDSASTSTTVAKSGTGLTLDPNKNYGDEYADGILPVGDGKYTRQNQPEQGYVYVCRVPAGGGGGAQTRGPWFANDNTEYDINEKVAVAGNVQWDSSYTITITGSSRIISTNDLPRDHTTGVFPVQPSDPAYQYDRNPNSIESQSLTYTLDANPTVQSAPSCVSGEVGVMTTGVALFDAFDAGGRDAGAWEVQDGCDGHPQMSHEYHYHTLSKCIQDASVHTVIGFALDGFPITGPKVAEHNILTTKDLDECHGITSEIQLDGKTVTTYHYVMTQDFPYSASCFRGTAVPPRESDHQR from the coding sequence GTGAACGCCGCGGCGCGCGCGGCGTTCGTGGCGGTGTTCGTCGTCGCGTACGGGCTGTGGCTCGTCGGTTGCGACTCGTCGTCCTCCGATTCCGCTTCGACGTCGACGACAGTCGCGAAGTCGGGTACAGGCCTCACCCTCGACCCGAACAAGAACTACGGCGACGAGTACGCCGACGGGATCCTGCCGGTTGGCGACGGCAAGTACACCCGGCAGAACCAACCCGAGCAGGGATACGTGTACGTGTGCCGAGTCCCCGCCGGCGGAGGTGGCGGAGCGCAAACGCGCGGCCCGTGGTTCGCGAACGACAACACGGAGTACGACATCAACGAGAAGGTCGCAGTTGCCGGCAATGTGCAGTGGGACTCGAGCTACACGATCACGATCACTGGAAGCTCACGCATCATCTCGACCAACGACCTTCCGAGGGACCACACGACCGGCGTCTTCCCCGTGCAGCCGTCGGACCCCGCCTACCAGTACGACCGGAACCCGAACAGCATCGAGAGCCAGTCGTTGACCTACACGCTCGACGCGAACCCGACCGTGCAGAGCGCTCCGAGCTGCGTGAGTGGCGAAGTCGGTGTGATGACCACCGGCGTCGCGCTCTTCGACGCGTTCGACGCGGGTGGACGCGACGCGGGTGCGTGGGAAGTACAAGATGGCTGTGACGGTCATCCGCAGATGAGCCACGAGTACCACTACCACACGCTCAGCAAGTGCATTCAGGACGCGTCGGTCCACACCGTGATCGGCTTCGCGCTGGATGGCTTCCCGATCACCGGCCCGAAAGTCGCGGAGCACAACATCCTCACCACCAAGGACCTCGACGAATGTCACGGGATCACCAGCGAGATCCAACTCGACGGCAAGACCGTCACCACCTACCACTACGTGATGACGCAAGACTTCCCATACTCCGCAAGCTGCTTCCGGGGCACCGCAGTGCCGCCGCGAGAGAGCGATCACCAGCGATAG